A window of Oncorhynchus masou masou isolate Uvic2021 chromosome 16, UVic_Omas_1.1, whole genome shotgun sequence genomic DNA:
GGTCTGATGGGGAGGGGCGGTCTGATGGGGAGGGGCAGTCTGATGGGGAGGGGCGGTCCAATGGGGAGGGGCGGTCCAATGGGGAGGGGCGGTCCTATGGGAAGGGGCGGTCCTATAGGGAGAGGTGGACCTATAGGGAGAGGCGGACCTATGGGCATGggtcctcctccacccccacccatGCACCTGAGAGGCCCCTACCCACCAATGCACAGGTAAAGCCTACCAGTATAGCCACATACGAGTCATTCAGTAGATAAGTTGCCATCCACAATGTTATCAAGAGTGTTCATAAGTTCATTATTGATAAACAATCATAAATCAAATCATATAATGTCCTTGGAGTTAGTTGGTGTTTTAACTTGCTCTTAAAATCACTGAATCCTTCCCACCATAGACACggccccccacctcctccccccctGGGCCACCCTGGTTTTAGAGGGCACCCCCCACACGCCAGAGGAAGAGGCATGTCCCCCGGACCCCCACGCCACTTCCACCCCAGGGGCCCCAGAGGGTAAGATGTTTATTAACATGTACATCAACCActcactccattcctccctccctccttctctacagcTCTGTTATAACACATACAGCTTGTCTCCTCTTTCTTCCCTATGCCCTCTAATTTCCCAAACTCTTTTTCTCAattgatgtgaatcacatttAATCTTCTTCGCGCTTAGCAATGGTACGGTTAATCAAATAGCATCAAATGGTGAATAACAATGGGAAAAAAGGTTAAGGAAACATGAATAAATCCTCGTAAATCTTAAACACTGCTCAAAGTTTTGGACCCACAGTTTTAAATAGTGCATGAAAGAGATTTGTGATCAACACAGTGAGTAGCTGAAAGGGTGAGACCCTCCAGTGcagtggaagagatgagggggggTACACACTGCTATCAGAGTGTACACCCTGGTGGCAGAGCACGAGAATCCAATGTGTGATTTTATCCTTTTACACAGCTACCACAATGGACCAgcttctcctcctcatcatccccCACCTGGCAGAGGCCAGAGGTGGCCAGGGCCCCCTGGTGGCCGACGGTTTTAACGCAGCCTGCCCAAAAATAATACAGTAACAGAGAGCTTTACAGTCTATAGCAGCGAGCCTACTGGGCTGGGGTGGCTAAACTGAGCTAAGAGCACCTTAATATGTGTCATAAAAAGAAGACCCCTTTTTAAACATCCTTATGGAACACCCTGTAGCCAAATATCTGGATATTGAAATCGTATACCAGAGGAGAAGATGTGAATCAACAAGTGGACACTTAAATGTCTCAGACCTTAACAGTACAAAAAGGCATTCTCACTTTCATTGTAACTTTTGTTATTAGAAAAAATGTGCTCTTGGTATTAGGACAAAGTTGTATAGTATTGAGAGAATAAAAATATGATTAAAAAAAGAGTCCCAAAGGGATGATAAATGTTGATATTCAAATCCCTTAGATGTCATGTGGTCTTGTGGTGGTCACTCTGTGTACCTTAAGGAATATCTGACCCGAATAAAAAGAGAAATTACacattgtgtgtgagtgagaaagaaaagaaggagagaaagaaagaaagaaaaaagaaagaaagaaagaaagaaagaaagaaatgtgCAACAGCCCTCAAGCACCAGTTACTAGCACTAGTTTCTTACACCTTGGACCTCCCTAACTTTCCCTTTTGTTACATGGATATACTTTTGTATTACAACTTCACCAAGCAGTACACAACTACAGCAAAAGCTGTTTAGACTCACGTACACATTCTTAAGTGAAAAGACAATATTTTTCATGTCAAGTATTCATGATTATTTTACGTGACATTTTTATATGATTCATGTGCAGCTATTTTAAGTTAATGCATATTGCTATTTGGAACAATTCATGTTTGTGTTCAGCAATCTATATTGTGGAATGACTAAAGAACTTAAATTAATATTATATtgaaataatataataaatatatagtatatatactaGCAGCATTTACAGTATATTTGAAAGCAAATTACGAAACAAGTAATTGCTTCAGTTTAGTCTAAGATATTTACTATTCAGTGTGTTAAGTTTTGAAGTGTTATCATACGTTATACTTACTGTAACTGACATAACTTTGTGGATTTGTGGATGTACTTTTGGAAAACAGTAACAACTATGACGTAGTCGTGAAGGACAAAAATAAACGTAAAACTTAACTGAACTGCtctttttattgtttttttaaagTCCAAGTCTGagagtcaacttgacacaacatgACTGTAATTTAATAAAGAGAATGGACAACAATGTTATTATACTATAAAGTTACACAAAGTTACACAGTGGCTACACTGCTGTTGTTATGGTAATGGTACCACTCAGACAATTGCTGAGTTATCACTGAAACACAAACAGCACATTATGAATGAATTTTCTTGAATCAGTTTTAATGCAATTTATATTTTTgctgcacacatacacatatataatgCAACACTGATGCATACCTTGACATGAATGTAAGGTCACATTGTCATATTTGCTAAGATGAAGTTGGAGGACCAAGAACTCGTATGGGAAAGTCTTAACTGTAAAAGTGAAAATGGGTCAGGAGAGTTTGTAAATGATcacacagaaataaaaatatgttATAGTCACGCTGAGGGCTGAAAGCTACAATAATGCACACCATAAATGACTTGAGAAAGCAGTGCAACTATGCAGTAATGTTATTCCGCAGAGCACTATATGCGGTAGAAATGCCTTTGACACATGGAACAGTCTGAATGAGCCAACAAACCCGACCAGGTGAGATTTGACCAACGGACATTCCACTCTAGAAATATACCGTACTGAAATGTTTTCTCCGTATCAATAACAACTTCCAGACAGAATTCCAATGGTAGTCTGTTTAAAAGGAGGACATTATCCCCCATAGGAGTTGTAATCGGCCAAATTCACAATGTAGAACATGCTTTAGTCTCTACTACCATAGATCCCAGAGGAGGACAAGGGATTGAGTGACACAAGCACAACCCACTGTTCTATATATTTGATAAACATTTTACATAAAATATTTGTTCTCTCTTGATTGTCATTAGTTAATCTACCCCAGTCTGTTGCAGTTGCATGTAAAGGTGCAACACCGacctcatacatacagtacacttgaAACTCAAATGAGATCAAGCACAGTTTATTATCAGCATATTGTTATCTAATAAACACTGTTTTACTGGTGCCACCCTTCGAGTCATTAAAGATGATAAACACACAGATATTACAAATAAAGTGAATAATCCAGTTGTTATGGATTTATGCTGACTTTGTAGTTTTTACATGATACAATGCCTAGATACAATGCAGAGGTAATgcagacagttagaaaggtaatgaATATATGCAATCATATGGATAGACATTTATTATTAATGAACAGTACATACTGCTGACAAAACAAGCATATGGCATTACTTCTGAAAAGCAGAAAAAGTGCATACTCAATGAGTCATGTAGACACAGAGCAGGACTGCACAGCATCTAATCCAGTACACAcacaacagtggaggctgctgaggggaggatggctcataataatgtctggaatggagcgGATGGAATGGCACCAtgcacatggaaaccatggaaaccatgtgtttgttgtatttaataacattccactaattctgctccagccattaccacgagcctgtcctccccagttaaggtgccaccaacctgtgACACACACTGCTTCAGAAAAAAACAGTAGGCAGGTGTTGCACCTTTCCCCCTCTGTacatctctatctccttcctATGAACCAGTGCTTCCCTGCTGccctctctcccagtcttccATTGGAATCCCCTCTGCTTTTAACAGTGATGATGACAGACTGACTGTTGTTGTCTCCAGATTGGGGATTCAGCAGACCCCaagaatcccccccccctctaaATTTGGACTCCTGGTGTCCAaatccctcccctcccaccctttGAATCTTGGAGATTGTCTTTTACAGGATGGAAATGGAGAGAAAGTCTGGAAACCGTGGTCAATCTACATTCTTTTGAAGCAGGTGAGgcagaaaggaaaagggagaacATTGCCTATTGTTTCTGTTGTCTTTAGATTTAttttgtaatacagtaatgaATTGCCTTTTTTAGGTACAACGCTATGGTATATCTTACATCCAAACATGAATGTACATAAAGGACACTGAAGCACACAAAGAGCCATAAACTAAGGTATGTTTTTAGTCAATTTGATAATTAGGGTAATAATGATTACCATATGTAAATTACAGGGATTAAGTGGGTTTCGTTAAGTGTTGATTGTTACATTCAGTCAATGGGGGAGTCGATTAATCGCGGCCGTGTTGGCATGTTTAGCATCGGCTGAAAGATGATTTCATGGGATTAGTAACTGGCTGCCTCCCGGGTGTGAGCCAGGTGCCCTGTTCAAAACCCACGGCGCAATCGGCTCGAAACTTCGTGACGTAATTAATCACGTGTAGTAATTAGTAGAATCCTGGGATTTCCCATGCTAAAGTGATCGTTTTGGATAAAAAATATTTATCTGCCATCCCAATGAAAAATAGTTAGAAAattcaaacatttattttatggAAAATATGTATGTTTCTGGACGATgcaccatgctgccttgttgacaaaaTGACCGAGCGGCACAGATTATTGTTCGATTTGAGAATGGCGCTCCTCCCTCACGGCTTTCGCTCGATGACGTGACAGGCCATTACCCGGTGCCCTGCGGCTCAGCATAATCGTAATGACCCAATCGTCTATAGATTATTTAAAGGCCCAAAGCAGACGTTTTTATGTCAATGTTAaattatttctgggtaacaattaagtaccttactgtaatagatttccattcaaattgacaaaaatagctttttagcaaaaactatttctcaagcaagaattttgcaaggactgtctgggagtggggaTGGGAAATttaaaactagctgttattggaaGAGCTTTGGAACTCACTTTGTTATTGGTCAAgtggcaatatgtaactttttgggcgattacacaaattcacatagaaatgtgagttataaatCTATCATTCTACTTGAAAGTCCAAGAAGCGGTAGAACTGTTGTTCTATGTGAGCTATTTCTATCCTTCCCGTTCTTAAATGttgtttttgtgtcttttacttttggttttgtacatgAGTTTAAAACAGCTGAAACAATATTTTTAGTTTTGGAAAGTAtattcacagcggtttagattaTACTATCTTTTACTACATTtaacaaaatataaacgcaacatgtaaagtgttggtcccatgtttcatgagctgaaataaaagatcccagaaatgtgcaatacacaaaaaaaatcttatttttctcaaatgttatgtacaaatgtgtttacatctctgttagtgagcatttctcctaagcgaggataatccatccacctcatcattacacaggtgcaccttgtgctggggacaataaaatgccacgctaaaatatgcagttttgtcacaacacaatgccacagatgtctcaagttgagggagcatgaaattagcatgttgactgcaggaatgtccaccagagctgttgctagagaattgaatgttaatttctctatcataagccgcctccagcatcattgtagagaatttggcattacatccaaccggcttcacaactGCAGATGACGTGTATGAAATCATGTGGGTGaccggtttgctgatgtcaacgttgtgaactgagtgccccatggtggcagtggggttattgTATGGACctgcataagctatggacaacgaacacaattgcattttatcgatggcaatttgaatgcacagaggtaCTGTGACAAGATCCAGAGGCctattgtcatgccattcatctgctgccatcacctcatgcttcagcatggtaatgcacagccccatgtcgcaaggatctgcacCCAATTCCTGGCCTGCATATTCACAAGACAtgtttgagcatgtttgggatgctctggatctatgtgtacgacagcgtgttccagattccgccaatatccagcaacttcgcatagCCATTGAAGTGggaaaacattccacaggccacaatcaacagcctgatcaactctatgcaaaggaaatgtgtcgcactgcatgaggcaaatggtctgACTAGTTTTCCGACCAACAGATGTATATTTATATTCtcagtcgtgaaatccatagattagggcctaatgaatttatttcaattaattgatttcctcatatgaactgtaactaagtaaaatatttgaaataattgaatgttgcgtttatacttttgttcagtaCAAAgccttaggaaagtattcagaccccttgactttttccacattttattactttactgctgtattctaaaatggatcaaatatttttttccctcctcaatctacacacaattccccataattccaaagtgaaaacaggtgtATAGAAATGTTTGTAGATTTATTACAaatcaaaacagaaatacctgatttacacaagtattcagaccctttgctatgagactcaaaattgagctcaggtgtatcctgtttccattgatcatccttgagatgttgctacaacttgataggagtccacctgtggtaaattcaattgattggacatgatttggaaaggtctgaatgccaagcttcgcgtctagaggaaacatggcaccatccctacagtgaagcatggtggtggcagcatcatgctgtggggatgttgttcagcggcagggtctgggagactagtcaggatcggaggaaagtacagagagatccttgatgaaaatctgctccagagcgctcaggacctcagactggggcgaagggtcaccttccaacaggacaacaaccctaagcacacagccaagacaatgcaggagcggcttcaggacaagtctctgaatgtccttgagtggcccagccagagtccagacttgaacccgattgaacatctctgtagagacttgaaaatagttgttcagcaacgctccccatccaacctgagagcttgagaggatctgcagagattgggagaaactccccaaatacaggtgtgcaaagtttgTAACGTCATATActctaaaaaataaaatgttcctggagtatcctttcaagggttcttcaaattgaaactgtggAGGGAACCACTAAGTTCTTCGAAGAACCCTTTTTAAATGGTTCTTCAAAATAACCTTTTGAAGTACCCTTTTGGGTACATTTTTGAACTCCCTCTTCCCCTATTATTCATACTAATgcacataataataatacaatatttCAGTTGTCAGTGTTTATTGATATTTTAGAGGCAAAGCAGAACTTAAAAATCCAAAAGTGAGGTAAACGCCCAGCCGAGCCCCAAGTCCAATGGGTATGTCCTCTggcgtgttgatgttaatgtgttgatgttctccgtaTCCACCCAGATTTTGCAGTGCATGGTGATCgaacaggtttcctgttatattcaCCAGAGTTGTAGGGAGGGTGAAGTGTGTGAATCCAAAAAATTGCAAttatacagattttttttttaatgtgcaCATGGCAGTATTCATACCTTTGGTTTTTGTGGTAAATGTGAATCTAAAAATAACTTTTCACTTTTGATGTTTTTTATACAAATACCTTGTAAATAATGTAGAGGCCTCTGGGATTTCCATTGAAGAGATAAGGGAGGCTGCTGTGACCAAGTCCTATCTGGTTTTAGAGAAAACAACATTAAGTGTAGATGATACATGTGATCTGCAAAACATACCAATACCTTTGTGTGCCTCCTGGTCTGTATACCTGCAGACTCAGACACATACAAaagtgagcagttcagtcatctgcacccaaTGCAGCTATAGCCTTTAATATATTCTTACCTCGTtgttgattgatatccattgaattgtgtccattttctgttttagaAAATGGACAGTGTCAAACACTGCCATTTGTCCAAATATGAAAAGATAGATGGTATGATCATAAAACAATATCAATTTAGATCATTCAAGGGAGAAGCCTTACCTTACATTGAGGAGATCTTAAAATTGTTCAGTTAAGTGCCTGCACCTGCTGTCATCTCAAATCCAAATGTTTGAGTTGGGCAGCTTGTTGGTGGGTGTTCTTGCAGGAACCTAAGTTGGTTCCTCAATGAACCCCACCTCCTTTCGGGTTCTTGAAGAACATTTTGGGGGTATTTTTCAGAGCCAATAACCCTAAGATTCTTCAAGGAACATTAAGGGTCTTAGAAGAACCCTTGATGTAGCCCTAATTTTTAgtgtacccaagaagactcttggctgtaatcgctgcggaaggtgcttcaacaaagcactgaggtgagggtctgaatacttccgtaaatgtttttttttaaatgatacaTTTGCTaatttctataaacctgttttttgctttgtcattatggggtagtgtgtaaatggatgagggaaaaaaaaaattaatacattttagagtaaggcagTAACATaaaaggtggaaaaagtcaaggggtctgaatactttcagaatgcactgtataggagttttagcaaccaggaaatggcagattGGTTAAAGTTGCATTATGTAGAAATCAATTtactgcatggtgatgtcaccatggaaagccCAATCCTCCGCCaatgcaaacctgctgattagaaggtcctgtgtagattgtattttcgaccagcaactatcaggaaataacacagATCACatttttacagtgttagtttcaaAACACAAGAAAAACTGAATTTCGACTGCACTGGGCATTTAATAGATTACCACCAGGCTATAGCCTATGTCAGTACAAATTATCAATATGGcactgaaatataaaatatacattCTTGACATAAGGACAGCAGAAATTACCTTAACATTGCCTGAGTCAACTGCAGCAAAGACTTTAAAGCGACCCAAGCTTCCTCACGCATCTCCACCCAAGGTTGAGATGACTCAGAGGCTTAATATGATTAATGTCTGAGCGTTGTCTTCTTACGTATGACTCATCTGGATCCAGGGGGAGGGTCCGGATCAGAGGTTTTTATGTAGAGCAGCCAGAGGAAGTGACCATGTTGATTAAATGAAGGGAATTTTACTAGGACAACTGCTTATATAACATGAAGCACAGGCCTTTCATTTGGTCAGACTAAGGAAAGGATCCAAAATTCATAGTCAGTAGCCATTGTGGTGAGtatgttaaaaatatatattctaaTGCAATCATTTCCAGTTTTGCCTTTTGTGTATTGCCGTACTTCAATAAACATCTCAATTAATTTTGTG
This region includes:
- the si:ch211-51e12.7 gene encoding collagen alpha-1(I) chain, which codes for MDADTQQVTDNTETSQNASEEPISENKSRGRGGFKGRGQGFRIGRGGMHGGRGLMMKGSGPPERGRGDRGRGGDMNGFGPMRRGMGRMRPYPDMRGRRGGRVALMGRAGPMGRGGLMGRGGLMGRGSLMGRGGPMGRGGPMGRGGPMGRGGPIGRGGPIGRGGPMGMGPPPPPPMHLRGPYPPMHRHGPPPPPPLGHPGFRGHPPHARGRGMSPGPPRHFHPRGPRGYHNGPASPPHHPPPGRGQRWPGPPGGRRF